One Lampris incognitus isolate fLamInc1 chromosome 14, fLamInc1.hap2, whole genome shotgun sequence DNA window includes the following coding sequences:
- the c8b gene encoding complement component C8 beta chain → MPTAVTQKTVLSMHRCLLHVPLVLVLLSYGEVATASSEEPGVREARSVGNEAIVHPVDCALSEWSSWTSCDVCQKKRYRYAKLTRPSQFGGEVCNFHGREEEPCTLPARYTCSNNVPLCEGFLCTTGRCIPRTLQCNGDDDCGDMSDERGCKNVHKACRQETEEYWGIENLAKGINIMNSNPQGVVIDNRYYAGSCLPHYIQDARFRKPYNLQQYTLQTKGTYDFTLRAFRSYSDYFDYSERERTRKISISLGFAIPGVAEFGFNYNENKYSKSIQKIRRFSGKENSFVQATAEIELAQYILKSEGLMLHPEFLQRLHSLPQSYVYGEYRQIYRDYGTHYITEAALGGHYEHTLILDKERLEKTDYSLDDYKNCVQAGLKVGANIKGVYVSVGAEGGRCDGLLNEMGEDTVQGSMVEDFVAIAKGGDSESVTALVAMKLPTPQLMRLWGESVRYNPDFIRSTTRPLYDLVSSRDFVNYSSLKRNLKRALSEYLGEASSCRCVPCHNNGVAVLRGTRCDCVCPNGYSGRGCEITQRRKSISIDGSWSCWGAWSSCSSRSKHRSRQCNNPVPSNGGMACRGLQQESAECV, encoded by the exons ATGCCCACTGCAGTAACACAGAAGACTGTACTCAGTATGCACCGCTGTCTCCTCCACGTCCCTCTGGTTCTGGTGCTGCTAAG TTACGGTGAGGTGGCAACAGCCAGCAGTGAGGAGCCTGGTGTCCGTGAAGCCCGTTCGGTTGGTAATGAAGCCATAGTTCATCCGGTGGACTGTGCCCTGTCTGAATGGAGCTCATGGACAAGCTGTGATGTCTGTCAGAAGAAGAGG TATCGCTATGCTAAGCTCACCCGCCCGTCTCAGTTTGGAGGGGAGGTGTGCAACTTTCACGGCAGGGAGGAGGAGCCGTGCACTCTCCCGGCCCGTTACACCTGCAGCAACAATGTCCCCCTGTGTGAGGGCTTCCTCTGTACCACAG GGCGCTGTATTCCCAGGACTCTGCAGTGTAATGGGGACGATGACTGTGGGGACATGTCTGATGAGCGGGGGTGCAAGAATGTCCATAAAGCCTGCAGGCAGGAAACAGAGGAGTACTGGGGGATTGAAAACCTTGCCAAAGG AATCAACATCATGAACAGCAACCCCCAGGGAGTGGTGATTGATAACCGATATTACGCTGGCAGCTGCCTGCCCCATTACATCCAGGACGCCAGATTCAGGAAACCTTACAATCTGCAGCAGTACACCCTGCAG ACAAAAGGCACGTATGATTTCACCCTGCGGGCTTTCCGGTCGTACTCCGACTACTTTGATTACTCCGAGAGGGAGCGCACCAGAAAAATCTCCATCTCCCTTGGCTTTGCCATCCCTGGTGTGGCCGAGTTTGGCTTCAACTACAACGAGAACAAATACTCCAAGTCCATCCAGAAGATCCGCCGTTTTTCTGGAAAG GAAAATAGCTTCGTGCAGGCCACAGCTGAAATAGAGCTGGCCCAGTACATCCTCAAGTCAGAAGGACTGATGCTGCACCCTGAGTTCCTGCAGCGGCTGCACTCTCTGCCACAGTCCTACGTTTACGGGGAATACCGGCAGATCTACAGAGACTACGGCACCCATTACATTACAGAGGCTGCTCTCGGAGGACACTACGAGCACACCCTCATTTTGGACAAGGAGAGACTCGAAAAGACAG ATTACAGTCTGGACGACTACAAGAACTGTGTGCAGGCAGGCCTCAAAGTAGGGGCCAACATAAAAGGAGTCTACGTGTCAGTCGGAGCAGAGGGTGGGCGCTGTGACGGCCTACTCAATGAAATGGGCG AGGATACGGTGCAAGGCAGCATGGTGGAGGACTTCGTTGCTATTGCGAAAGGCGGTGATAGCGAATCCGTCACCGCGCTGGTGGCCATGAAGCTTCCCACCCCACAGCTGATGAGGCTCTGGGGTGAAAGCGTGCGTTACAATCCCGACTTCATTCGCAGCACG ACACGGCCGTTGTATGACCTGGTGAGTTCCAGAGACTTTGTCAATtacagcagcctgaagagaaacCTGAAGCGAGCCCTGTCAGAGTACCTGGGGGAGGCCAGCTCCTGCCGCTGTGTTCCCTGCCATAACAACGGAGTGGCTGTCTTGAGAG GTACCAGGTGTGACTGTGTTTGTCCCAATGGTTATAGTGGAAGGGGCTGTGAAATCACCCAGAGAAGAAAGT CTATCTCCATTGATGGCAGTTGGAGTTGTTGGGGTGCATGGTCATCCTGCAGCAGCAGATCGAAGCACAGGAGTCGCCAGTGTAACAATCCTGTGCCCAGCAATGGAGGCATGGCGTGCAGAGGCCTGCAGCAGGAGTCTGCTGAATGCGTTTAA